In Dermacentor silvarum isolate Dsil-2018 chromosome 2, BIME_Dsil_1.4, whole genome shotgun sequence, the following proteins share a genomic window:
- the LOC119442634 gene encoding betaine--homocysteine S-methyltransferase 1, producing the protein MTGGGLLERLDKGVVIGDGGFVFALEKRGYVQAGPWTPEASIEHPEAVRQLHREFLRAGSDVMQAFTFYASDDKLINRGNLAGQHYTGVDINAAACKLALEVAKEKNALVAGGISQTPSYLTGRPKAEIQDVFRKQVDVFVKNKLDFLICEYFEHVEEIEMAIEVCKATGLPVVATMCIGPLGDMHGVSAGECAVRMVKAGAHVVGINCHFDPFVVLEGVQLMIDAVRAAGLKAHFITQPLAYHTPDAGKQGFIDLPEFPFALEPRVCTRWDIQRYAREAYEKGVRYIGGCCGFEPYHVRAIAEELSAERGDQLPDASQKHDLWGEGLRMHTKPWVRARASRAYWESLRPSTGRPFSSAFSQPDNWGVTAGNEELKQQKEATSSEEIKKLQKLKK; encoded by the exons ACCGGAGGAGGACTGCTGGAACGTCTCGACAAGGGCGTCGTGATCGGCGATGGCGGCTTCGTGTTCGCGCTGGAGAAAAGGGGCTACGTCCAGGCCGGCCCCTGGACCCCCGAAGCGAGCATCGAGCACCCGGAGGCCG TCCGCCAACTTCACCGAGAGTTCCTGCGCGCGGGATCGGACGTGATGCAGGCGTTCACCTTCTACGCTAGTGACGACAAGCTCATCAACCGTGGCAACCTGGCCGGCCAGCACTACACG GGGGTTGACATCAACGCGGCGGCCTGCAAATTGGCCCTGGAGGTAGCCAAGGAGAAGAACGCCCTCGTGGCCGGCGGCATTTCGCAGACGCCTTCTTACCTCACGGGTCGTCCCAAGGCAGAAATCCAGGACGTGTTCCGCAAGCAGGTCGACGTTTTCGTCAAGAACAAGCTCGACTTCCTCATCTGCGAG TACTTCGAACACGTTGAAGAGATCGAGATGGCCATCGAGGTGTGCAAGGCGACGGGGCTTCCCGTGGTGGCCACCATGTGCATCGGACCCCTGGGAGACATGCACGGTGTTTCTGCCGGCGAGTGCGCGGTGCGCATGGTCAAAGCCG GTGCGCATGTGGTGGGCATCAACTGCCACTTCGACCCGTTCGTGGTGCTCGAGGGCGTGCAGCTCATGATCGACGCTGTGCGCGCTGCTGGGCTGAAAGCACACTTCATCACGCAGCCGCTCGCGTACCATACACCCGACGCCGGCAAGCAGGGATTCATCGACCTTCCGGAGTTCCCCTTTG CCTTGGAGCCCCGCGTGTGTACCCGCTGGGACATCCAGCGGTATGCGCGCGAGGCCTACGAGAAGGGCGTGCGCTACATCGGCGGCTGCTGCGGCTTCGAGCCGTACCACGTGCGCGCCATCGCCGAGGAGCTGTCGGCCGAGCGCGGCGACCAGCTGCCCGACGCCTCGCAGAAGCACGACCTCTGGGGCGAGGGTCTGCGCATGCACACAAAACCCTGGGTGCGAGCACG GGCGTCGCGCGCCTATTGGGAGAGCCTAAGGCCGTCCACGGGCCGACCTTTCTCGAGCGCCTTCTCGCAACCGGACAACTGGGGCGTCACGGCTGGCAACGAGGAGCTGAAGCAACAGAAAGAGGCCACGTCGAGCGAAGAGATCAAGAAGCTGCAGAAACTGAAGAAGTGA